The following coding sequences lie in one Flagellimonas eckloniae genomic window:
- a CDS encoding serine hydrolase, giving the protein MKHLKLSLILTFLPVIIAYGQNSEIPKSTSYAIGYTSLETGNIEIYSGGIEGKLTSKSTNENGGYVAWSPDGKRIAFYSKYDKKKTWSIHTMNSDGTDRKRLTHLKNKWDNAPDWSPDGTKIVFARAYKDSESVWQHEIWIMNSDGSEQTQIKGLKGSNPYFTPDGRIVFSQEFEDKSNAISIADVDGNNIIRLTNNKGTQEWHPDVSPDGKQIAFMSDRDGNFEIYVMDIDGSNQKRLTYSDARDSMPSWSPDGSQLIFHTKMGEDRNVYMMNKDGSSVKKIISNGGQAAWLKIAPASIAQQSHSKAPVATAAEAELSFRDIPYLKKAFIDVTPADRKDGISVGELGVDGGNKVMVLELARDIADNNEDKFDSFHIVYRDKLLFESYYLRGRIDLPHFQASATKAYTSMALGRAIQLGYLTMADLDKPLISFLKELDSTKFVEGVELITLHKAMTMRGGLGITNEQREEFEKNPAVLKGQRMVQALLENSAPITKESQDFLYGNYNPRMVMQVIEAVVPSSAKDFIKNELLNKLGITDYGWRTEISDLPTAGWGSSITSRDMVKLGILAKNKGKWNGEQLVPEAFLAKATSRILLTGDDDVYGGGKDVSNQGYGYYWWNADLKYGNKSYYSTSAQGGGGQYIILIEELDLMIVVTAHNNDNRTLQIIAEQILPAFTKK; this is encoded by the coding sequence ATGAAACACTTAAAACTCTCACTTATTTTGACCTTCCTGCCTGTCATTATTGCTTATGGCCAGAATAGTGAAATACCCAAATCAACATCATACGCGATTGGTTATACTTCATTAGAAACTGGTAACATAGAAATTTATTCAGGTGGTATAGAAGGTAAATTAACTAGTAAAAGTACCAATGAGAATGGTGGCTATGTTGCTTGGTCTCCCGATGGAAAGCGTATTGCTTTTTATTCAAAATATGATAAAAAGAAGACTTGGTCCATTCATACAATGAATAGTGATGGCACGGATAGAAAACGATTAACTCATTTAAAAAATAAATGGGATAATGCACCAGATTGGTCTCCTGATGGAACAAAAATTGTTTTTGCAAGAGCCTACAAAGATTCAGAAAGCGTCTGGCAACACGAAATTTGGATTATGAATTCAGATGGTAGCGAGCAGACTCAAATAAAGGGTCTAAAGGGAAGTAATCCTTATTTTACTCCAGATGGTAGAATTGTCTTTTCTCAGGAATTTGAAGATAAGAGCAATGCAATAAGTATCGCTGATGTTGATGGAAATAACATCATTCGGTTGACGAATAATAAAGGGACTCAAGAATGGCATCCAGATGTTTCTCCTGACGGAAAGCAAATTGCTTTTATGTCTGATAGAGATGGAAATTTTGAAATTTATGTGATGGATATAGATGGCTCCAATCAAAAACGATTAACATATAGTGATGCCCGTGATTCCATGCCTTCTTGGTCACCTGATGGCTCTCAACTAATTTTTCACACAAAAATGGGTGAAGACAGGAATGTTTACATGATGAATAAGGACGGTTCTTCCGTAAAAAAAATAATCTCAAATGGGGGACAAGCGGCGTGGTTAAAAATAGCACCTGCTAGCATTGCCCAACAAAGTCATAGCAAAGCACCAGTGGCTACAGCGGCCGAAGCCGAACTCTCTTTCCGAGATATTCCCTATCTCAAAAAAGCCTTTATCGATGTAACCCCAGCAGATAGAAAAGATGGTATTTCTGTGGGGGAATTAGGTGTCGATGGTGGAAATAAAGTCATGGTTCTTGAGCTGGCAAGGGACATCGCCGATAACAATGAAGATAAGTTTGACAGCTTTCACATAGTTTATAGGGATAAACTCTTGTTTGAATCCTATTATTTAAGAGGTAGAATCGATTTACCTCATTTCCAAGCGTCGGCAACCAAAGCATATACCTCAATGGCACTCGGTCGTGCAATCCAATTGGGATATCTGACCATGGCGGATCTTGACAAACCATTAATTAGCTTTCTAAAAGAATTAGATTCTACAAAATTTGTCGAAGGGGTAGAGCTGATTACTTTACATAAGGCGATGACCATGCGTGGGGGCCTTGGCATCACTAATGAACAACGGGAAGAATTCGAGAAAAATCCAGCTGTATTAAAAGGCCAGCGCATGGTGCAGGCCCTTCTGGAAAATAGTGCGCCCATTACCAAGGAATCCCAAGATTTTTTATACGGCAATTACAATCCAAGGATGGTTATGCAAGTTATTGAAGCCGTTGTGCCTAGTTCTGCAAAAGACTTCATTAAAAATGAACTCCTCAATAAATTGGGCATCACGGATTATGGTTGGAGAACTGAGATTAGTGATCTGCCAACTGCAGGGTGGGGATCTAGTATCACCTCCCGTGATATGGTGAAATTAGGTATCCTAGCTAAGAACAAAGGTAAATGGAATGGCGAACAACTGGTTCCGGAGGCTTTTCTCGCCAAAGCAACCAGCAGAATTCTCTTAACCGGCGATGATGATGTCTATGGTGGAGGTAAAGATGTTTCCAACCAAGGGTATGGTTACTACTGGTGGAATGCAGATTTAAAATACGGGAATAAAAGCTATTACAGTACATCTGCCCAAGGTGGTGGAGGACAATATATCATCTTGATTGAGGAGCTTGATTTAATGATTGTGGTTACTGCTCATAATAACGATAACCGCACCTTACAAATAATCGCAGAGCAGATTTTACCTGCATTTACCAAGAAATAA
- a CDS encoding PD40 domain-containing protein yields MRKTYFILMFIGTLLLNACGSENQKENDNASSSVELYFGFKPPGLEAKPLELNNMSQKGWELGGVNAPNMKEFYLTSTLETPLRPIVVSFRKENRAWKKYEFYDTGGDVLYSKDKYIERTESGWSAIKSLGAPFDTIPIMRLTASSKGTLVFDEATRDGNGILRYSRLINGKREAPKPFDATINTGKWTAHPFIAPDESYIIWDSEREGGYGDSDMYISFRQSDGSWGAAINFGDKINTDGEDGGGYVTPDGKYLSYCPRCSPPYDRMWVDAEIIEKLRPKIEK; encoded by the coding sequence ATGAGAAAAACGTATTTTATTTTGATGTTTATAGGGACGCTATTATTAAATGCCTGTGGATCTGAAAATCAGAAAGAGAACGACAATGCTTCATCATCTGTGGAACTCTATTTTGGATTTAAACCACCAGGATTGGAAGCTAAACCCCTTGAATTAAATAATATGTCACAAAAAGGGTGGGAGCTAGGAGGTGTGAACGCTCCAAACATGAAAGAGTTTTACTTGACCTCTACTTTAGAGACACCTCTTCGCCCTATTGTTGTAAGTTTCCGCAAGGAAAACAGAGCTTGGAAGAAGTACGAGTTCTATGATACAGGTGGAGATGTTTTGTACTCGAAAGATAAATACATTGAACGAACCGAATCAGGGTGGTCAGCCATAAAAAGTCTTGGAGCTCCTTTTGACACGATTCCCATTATGCGTTTAACAGCTTCTTCCAAAGGAACTTTGGTTTTTGATGAAGCCACTAGAGATGGAAATGGTATTCTTCGTTATTCACGACTCATAAATGGCAAGCGTGAAGCACCAAAACCTTTTGATGCAACGATAAACACAGGTAAATGGACGGCTCATCCTTTCATTGCTCCAGATGAATCTTACATTATTTGGGATAGTGAGCGTGAAGGTGGGTATGGTGATAGTGATATGTATATCAGTTTTCGACAGTCAGATGGTTCATGGGGAGCTGCCATTAACTTCGGGGATAAGATAAACACAGATGGCGAAGACGGTGGAGGTTACGTAACGCCAGATGGAAAATATCTTTCCTATTGCCCCCGTTGCAGCCCACCCTATGATAGAATGTGGGTGGATGCAGAGATTATTGAAAAACTGAGACCAAAAATAGAAAAATGA
- a CDS encoding alpha/beta hydrolase-fold protein — protein sequence MRKLKLFLVLATAALHALLAQENQIKENAGVARTSNFELPKIQVVPITDTNANRQYELYIKLPEAYSESNDKSYPVIYTTDAMWHMEMLSGSTEYMLEDVILVGISWQKDINDSLKKEFGDHVSRYRDYSFRKHDNPKIQKKIQFGQANKHLDFIRNDVITYVDNTYRTDPNSRTYFGYSMGGEFGAYILLSQPDTFNNYILGSPSIKNEVEYLSELNTKFGAYEASKRNSSLNANVFISYGSLEEAMMEPIEAFIKLLNDRRDAGLTVLKEVIDGNHGTAFPMTAVRSISWLAQLNKPVLGGLYLGQKPPGFTAIPFAPGIVNTEHRELSGFFSPDLKEFYFNRNGGSYEKHALVVFKNIENQWSESYVMPRIGRPVFSPDGKTMHLGKKYMVRTETGWSEVKSLGSYFDDIRIMRLTSSSKGTFVFDEVGSKDGDGVIRYSRLINGKREAPKPFGKEINTGKFNAHPFIAPDESYMIWDGERASGYGDSDLYISFQEKDGLWGEAINLGSSINTEAWESTAFVTPDGKYLFFNRNVGSSDYENIDIFWVDAKVIEDLRPKP from the coding sequence ATGAGAAAATTGAAGTTATTTCTGGTGCTAGCCACAGCGGCGCTCCATGCGCTCCTTGCTCAGGAGAATCAAATTAAAGAAAATGCGGGGGTAGCGAGAACCTCTAATTTTGAATTGCCAAAGATTCAGGTTGTCCCAATAACGGATACTAATGCCAATAGACAATACGAACTTTATATTAAGCTACCAGAGGCGTATTCAGAAAGCAATGATAAATCGTATCCGGTAATTTATACAACCGATGCAATGTGGCACATGGAGATGTTATCTGGTTCCACAGAATACATGCTGGAAGATGTTATTCTAGTCGGAATTTCTTGGCAGAAAGACATCAATGATAGCCTGAAAAAAGAGTTTGGAGACCACGTAAGTCGATATAGGGATTATAGTTTTAGGAAACATGATAATCCTAAAATTCAAAAAAAAATACAGTTTGGACAAGCTAACAAACATTTAGACTTTATTCGTAATGATGTTATTACTTATGTTGACAATACGTATCGCACTGACCCAAATAGTCGTACCTATTTCGGTTATTCAATGGGTGGTGAATTTGGTGCTTATATATTATTGTCTCAACCTGATACCTTTAATAATTACATTCTTGGTAGTCCATCAATCAAAAATGAAGTTGAATATCTATCTGAACTTAATACGAAATTCGGAGCCTATGAAGCCTCAAAAAGAAACTCGAGTCTGAATGCCAATGTTTTCATTTCATATGGCTCATTGGAAGAAGCGATGATGGAGCCTATTGAGGCTTTTATTAAATTATTAAATGATAGAAGAGATGCGGGTTTAACCGTACTAAAAGAAGTGATTGATGGAAATCATGGAACTGCATTCCCTATGACCGCAGTTCGCAGTATTAGCTGGCTGGCACAACTGAATAAGCCCGTATTGGGAGGTCTTTATTTGGGGCAAAAACCACCTGGTTTCACTGCTATACCTTTTGCACCCGGAATTGTTAATACAGAACATCGGGAACTGAGTGGATTCTTTTCACCAGATTTAAAAGAGTTTTATTTTAATAGGAATGGGGGTAGCTACGAAAAGCACGCATTGGTTGTTTTTAAAAATATAGAAAATCAATGGAGCGAGTCGTATGTAATGCCCAGAATAGGAAGACCAGTGTTTTCACCTGACGGTAAGACCATGCATTTGGGAAAGAAATATATGGTACGTACCGAGACAGGTTGGTCTGAAGTGAAAAGTCTTGGTTCTTATTTCGATGACATTCGCATTATGCGCCTTACGTCTTCATCCAAGGGCACTTTTGTTTTTGATGAAGTAGGTTCTAAAGATGGAGATGGTGTTATTCGTTACTCTCGCTTAATTAATGGCAAGCGGGAAGCACCAAAACCATTTGGCAAAGAGATCAACACCGGCAAATTCAATGCGCACCCATTCATTGCACCTGATGAGTCCTATATGATATGGGATGGTGAAAGAGCGAGCGGTTATGGTGATTCTGACCTCTATATCAGCTTTCAAGAGAAAGATGGTTTATGGGGTGAGGCCATTAATTTGGGAAGTAGTATAAATACAGAAGCTTGGGAGTCAACCGCGTTTGTGACGCCCGATGGAAAATATCTTTTCTTCAATAGAAATGTGGGCTCATCCGATTACGAAAATATAGATATCTTTTGGGTAGATGCTAAGGTGATTGAAGATCTTAGGCCCAAGCCATAA